Proteins from a single region of Stigmatella erecta:
- a CDS encoding class I SAM-dependent DNA methyltransferase, which yields MFHRKGPTFFELAQQCLSSVEHGYDLLAPKFDHTPFRTPEVVLKKTLEQLGPPGSLDRALDVGCGTGAAMRHLRPLCRQEVVGVDLSRGMLDEARRRQADAPGEATLTFVQGNALEMTYEAEFDAVTSFGAFGHILEEDEPQLVRCIARALKPGGRFVFVTAERPSVLNPSYWVARGFNAAMHVRNALRKPPFVMYYLTFLVPRARELLEAHGFEVDVREGLLPRPFIGYRIVVATKR from the coding sequence ATGTTCCATCGCAAGGGCCCCACCTTTTTCGAGCTGGCCCAGCAGTGTCTGTCATCCGTCGAGCACGGGTACGATCTGCTCGCGCCCAAGTTCGACCACACGCCCTTCCGGACCCCGGAGGTGGTGCTGAAAAAGACCCTGGAGCAGCTGGGCCCTCCGGGTTCCCTCGATCGGGCGCTGGACGTGGGGTGCGGCACGGGGGCGGCGATGCGCCACTTGCGCCCGCTGTGCCGCCAGGAGGTGGTAGGCGTGGACCTCAGCCGCGGCATGCTGGACGAGGCCCGCCGCCGCCAGGCGGATGCCCCCGGCGAGGCCACGCTGACCTTTGTCCAGGGCAACGCGCTGGAAATGACTTACGAGGCGGAGTTCGACGCCGTGACGAGCTTCGGCGCCTTCGGCCACATCCTGGAGGAAGACGAGCCCCAGCTGGTGCGGTGCATCGCCCGGGCCCTGAAGCCCGGGGGCCGCTTCGTCTTCGTCACCGCCGAGCGGCCCTCGGTGCTCAACCCCAGCTATTGGGTGGCCCGGGGCTTCAACGCGGCCATGCACGTGCGCAACGCGCTCCGGAAGCCGCCGTTCGTCATGTACTACCTGACGTTCCTCGTGCCCCGAGCCCGGGAGCTGCTGGAGGCGCACGGCTTCGAGGTGGACGTGCGCGAAGGCCTGCTGCCCCGCCCCTTCATCGGCTACCGCATCGTCGTCGCCACCAAGCGGTGA
- a CDS encoding TolC family protein → MNALLFAAWVATVPAATSISLDEARAQGRTNTQALVSLLEATRSEQDVRLARSPLLPQLSLNSSAGGALIGRQRIFATVCNEDRSICEQQAVETPSTDRGSFELSLNLTQLIYDRVRWKQLEQSGAVFEAAQGQAREQQDTSELEAINRFFTLYRTQATLQVLEATVRRSEEQLERAQALFEAGRVNRGEELSARVNLGNDRINLLLRQAQLVQDRGLLAVWLARPGSEPLEAQAPESLLQPPPPPPSFEQAIAEARQRRPLLVALQQQVRAASLGQEVARAGYWPRLLAQGSYSRSGPEARPVFATPRLQNTLSGAVVLQWDLFTGLSTDAQVNQARAQVRTAQLNLAQTEREVEAEVQRTLQLLATQIATAQLAAENRETAARSLSLAEERFKAGAGSTLEVRDAQLKLTQSELTLLENRVNVEIARFAMMRAMGTLSPGESK, encoded by the coding sequence GTGAACGCACTGCTCTTCGCCGCCTGGGTGGCCACGGTGCCCGCGGCCACCTCCATCTCCCTGGACGAGGCGCGGGCCCAGGGGCGCACGAACACCCAGGCGCTGGTGTCGCTGCTGGAGGCCACGCGCTCGGAGCAGGATGTCCGGCTGGCGCGCTCTCCGCTGCTGCCGCAGCTGTCCCTGAACAGCTCCGCGGGCGGAGCGCTCATTGGCCGACAGCGCATCTTCGCCACCGTGTGCAACGAAGACCGTTCGATCTGCGAGCAGCAGGCGGTCGAGACGCCCTCCACGGACCGAGGCAGCTTCGAGCTCTCCTTGAACCTCACGCAGCTCATCTATGACCGGGTGCGCTGGAAGCAGCTCGAGCAGAGCGGCGCGGTGTTCGAGGCGGCACAGGGCCAGGCCCGCGAGCAGCAGGACACCTCCGAGCTGGAGGCCATCAACCGCTTCTTCACCCTGTACCGGACGCAGGCCACCCTCCAGGTGCTGGAGGCCACCGTGCGCCGCAGCGAGGAGCAGCTCGAGCGGGCCCAGGCGCTCTTCGAGGCCGGCCGGGTGAACCGGGGCGAGGAGCTGTCGGCGCGGGTGAACCTCGGCAATGACCGCATCAACCTGCTGCTGCGCCAGGCGCAGCTCGTCCAGGACCGGGGGCTGCTCGCGGTGTGGCTGGCCCGGCCGGGCTCCGAGCCCCTGGAGGCCCAGGCGCCCGAGAGCCTCTTGCAGCCGCCCCCGCCGCCGCCGTCCTTCGAGCAGGCGATCGCCGAGGCCCGCCAGCGCCGGCCGCTGCTCGTGGCGCTGCAGCAGCAGGTGCGTGCCGCCTCGCTGGGCCAGGAGGTGGCCCGGGCGGGCTACTGGCCCCGGCTGCTCGCCCAGGGCTCCTACTCGCGCAGCGGCCCCGAGGCCCGTCCTGTGTTCGCCACGCCGCGCCTGCAGAACACGCTGTCGGGCGCCGTGGTGCTGCAGTGGGATCTCTTCACCGGGCTGTCGACCGATGCCCAGGTGAACCAGGCCCGGGCGCAGGTGCGGACCGCGCAGCTGAACCTGGCGCAGACCGAGCGGGAGGTGGAGGCCGAGGTGCAGCGCACCCTTCAGCTCCTGGCGACGCAGATCGCCACCGCGCAGCTGGCCGCGGAGAACCGGGAGACCGCCGCGCGGAGCCTGTCGCTGGCGGAGGAACGCTTCAAGGCAGGGGCGGGCTCCACGCTGGAGGTGCGCGATGCGCAGCTCAAGCTCACGCAGTCGGAGCTGACCTTGCTGGAGAACCGAGTGAACGTGGAGATCGCCCGCTTTGCCATGATGAGGGCCATGGGCACCCTGAGTCCGGGAGAGTCGAAATGA
- a CDS encoding ABC transporter ATP-binding protein — protein sequence MVNITRVFSVGGEEVRALRGVSFGIGRGEWVAIIGQSGSGKTTLMNVLGCLDTPSSGSYILNGKDVARMNDDELALIRNKEIGFIFQTFQLLPRETALANVELPLVYRGMGARERRDRARAALEKVQLGHRMHHRPNELSGGQRQRVAIARALVAEPSMLLADEPTGNLDSATGEEIVRLFEELHRAGHTLVLVTHEPKLAARCPRAVRLSDGEVVADGPGREVALGNLVIPSAHGAGGL from the coding sequence GTGGTGAACATCACCCGCGTCTTCAGCGTGGGCGGTGAGGAGGTGCGCGCCCTGCGGGGCGTCTCCTTCGGCATCGGCCGGGGCGAGTGGGTGGCCATCATTGGCCAGTCCGGCTCCGGCAAGACGACGCTGATGAACGTGCTGGGCTGTCTGGATACGCCCTCCAGCGGCAGCTACATCCTCAACGGCAAGGATGTGGCGCGGATGAACGACGATGAGCTGGCGCTCATCCGCAACAAGGAAATCGGCTTCATCTTCCAGACCTTCCAGCTGCTGCCCCGCGAGACGGCGCTCGCCAACGTGGAGCTGCCGCTGGTGTACCGGGGCATGGGCGCGCGCGAGCGCCGCGACCGGGCGAGGGCGGCGCTGGAGAAGGTGCAGCTGGGCCACCGCATGCACCACCGGCCCAACGAGCTATCCGGAGGCCAGCGCCAGCGCGTGGCCATTGCCCGGGCGCTGGTGGCCGAGCCCTCCATGCTCCTCGCCGACGAGCCCACGGGAAACCTGGACTCGGCCACGGGCGAGGAGATCGTCCGGCTCTTCGAGGAGCTGCACCGGGCGGGGCATACGCTGGTGCTCGTCACCCACGAGCCCAAGCTGGCGGCGCGCTGCCCCCGGGCGGTCCGCCTCAGCGATGGGGAAGTGGTGGCGGATGGGCCTGGCCGGGAGGTGGCGCTCGGCAACCTCGTCATTCCCTCGGCCCACGGGGCGGGCGGGCTATGA
- a CDS encoding efflux RND transporter periplasmic adaptor subunit, protein MKWWKGVIAGGLFLGAAGITVAGLRDRPPPAVEVQLAKVHKGTITRTITGAGKVQAATTVKISSNLSGELVELLVKDGETVKKGQVLGRIDRRRFEATVKQALAAQSASKAEVQVSEVEAQRTLAEHARVKALVDKGLSSGAELEQSQARLDTANAQLAAARQRLAQASAVYEEAASNLAQTTLVSPIDGNVIELSREVGERVRGSDLSEDIVMIIAALNAMEVKIEVGEHEVVHLKTGQPSEVALDALDGESFQGSVVEIAQKALIKNEGTEAEVTTFPITVALETRPTGVLPGMSAEVRIAAETHNDALLVPIQAVTVRSEKILPDYQAPVEGGGLQAKRKTESLAKVVFVVDADNKAQVRRVRTGIASDTELEILEGLREGDRVVEGPYRTLSKDLSHGNVVSEPSQGGPGTKGGQKS, encoded by the coding sequence ATGAAGTGGTGGAAGGGAGTCATCGCGGGTGGTCTGTTCCTGGGCGCGGCGGGCATCACGGTGGCGGGGCTTCGGGACCGGCCTCCTCCGGCCGTGGAGGTGCAGCTCGCCAAGGTGCACAAAGGGACCATCACCCGCACCATCACGGGCGCGGGCAAGGTGCAGGCGGCCACCACGGTGAAGATCTCCTCCAACCTCTCCGGCGAGCTCGTGGAGCTGCTGGTGAAGGATGGGGAGACGGTGAAGAAGGGCCAGGTGCTCGGGCGCATCGACCGCCGGCGGTTCGAGGCGACGGTGAAGCAGGCCCTGGCGGCCCAGAGCGCCTCCAAGGCCGAGGTGCAGGTCTCCGAGGTGGAGGCCCAGCGCACCCTGGCCGAGCATGCGCGCGTGAAAGCGCTGGTGGACAAGGGGCTGTCCTCGGGCGCCGAGCTGGAGCAGTCCCAGGCCCGCCTGGACACGGCCAACGCCCAGCTCGCGGCGGCCCGGCAGCGGCTGGCCCAGGCGTCCGCCGTCTACGAGGAAGCGGCGAGCAACCTGGCCCAGACGACGCTCGTCTCGCCCATCGACGGCAACGTCATCGAGCTGTCCCGCGAGGTGGGTGAGCGCGTGCGCGGCTCGGACCTGTCCGAGGACATCGTGATGATCATCGCCGCCCTGAACGCCATGGAGGTGAAGATCGAGGTGGGCGAGCACGAGGTGGTCCACCTGAAGACGGGCCAGCCCTCGGAGGTGGCGCTGGACGCGCTGGATGGGGAGTCCTTCCAGGGCTCGGTGGTGGAGATCGCCCAGAAGGCGCTCATCAAGAACGAGGGCACGGAGGCGGAGGTGACGACGTTCCCCATCACCGTGGCCCTGGAGACGCGGCCCACGGGCGTGTTGCCGGGTATGAGCGCCGAGGTGCGCATCGCCGCGGAGACGCACAACGACGCGTTGCTGGTCCCTATTCAGGCGGTGACGGTGCGCTCGGAGAAGATCCTGCCGGATTACCAGGCCCCGGTGGAGGGCGGCGGGCTGCAGGCCAAGCGCAAGACGGAGTCGCTGGCCAAGGTCGTCTTCGTGGTGGACGCGGACAACAAGGCCCAGGTGCGCCGCGTGCGCACGGGGATCGCCTCCGACACGGAGCTGGAGATTCTCGAGGGTCTGCGGGAGGGAGACCGGGTGGTGGAGGGGCCCTACCGCACGCTCTCCAAGGATCTCAGCCATGGGAACGTCGTCAGCGAGCCCTCGCAGGGCGGCCCTGGGACGAAGGGTGGGCAAAAGTCGTGA
- a CDS encoding YIP1 family protein: MTSLAQPARVLVDPIDGMGAAIEARRWGWPLVLLCLCVSLSGTAFAVKWDAAAATVQQLQMGGELGGLSESEIADKIQIASRKGLVGGIAKGVFVMPVMVLLLSAVLWFSAWLFGVRAPFGRMMAVAAIAMMPIALYHLLFAVCVSAQHTMTEARVQTLLPTHLGLLGGLSPKVKTLLGAVDFFKLWSVGLLGLGFSSATGMRRGRALLLMGVLYLMYFGVFSVGLPAMGGGAGASMAGGK, translated from the coding sequence ATGACTTCTCTTGCTCAACCTGCTCGCGTTCTCGTCGATCCCATTGACGGAATGGGGGCTGCCATCGAAGCGCGCCGCTGGGGCTGGCCCCTGGTGTTGCTGTGCCTGTGCGTGTCCCTGTCCGGGACCGCGTTCGCCGTGAAGTGGGATGCGGCCGCGGCGACCGTTCAGCAGTTGCAGATGGGCGGTGAGCTGGGCGGGCTCTCGGAGAGCGAGATCGCCGACAAGATCCAGATCGCCTCGCGCAAGGGGCTGGTGGGGGGCATCGCCAAGGGCGTCTTCGTCATGCCGGTGATGGTGCTGCTGCTGTCCGCGGTGCTGTGGTTCAGCGCGTGGCTCTTCGGCGTGAGGGCCCCCTTCGGCCGGATGATGGCCGTGGCGGCCATCGCGATGATGCCCATCGCGCTCTACCACCTGCTCTTCGCCGTGTGTGTCTCCGCGCAGCACACGATGACCGAGGCGCGCGTGCAGACCCTGCTTCCCACCCACCTGGGGCTGCTGGGGGGCCTGTCCCCGAAGGTGAAGACCCTGCTGGGCGCGGTGGACTTCTTCAAGCTGTGGAGCGTGGGGCTGCTGGGGCTGGGCTTCTCGTCCGCGACGGGCATGCGCCGGGGACGCGCGCTGCTGCTCATGGGGGTGCTCTACCTGATGTACTTCGGCGTGTTCTCCGTGGGCCTTCCGGCCATGGGCGGCGGGGCGGGTGCTTCCATGGCGGGTGGCAAGTGA
- a CDS encoding ABC transporter permease: protein MRAFLDNLRLALGTFLGNPLRSLLTLLGIVIGVTTVITMMALIEGLRLKVNKDLSQLGANTFMATKWPVGFGRFNWQKYARRPSLTPEDAHAIELSCPSVSSVAASDDEGGQKIVTATQETRPSVRVYGTTPEYLDTSGITVASGRYFGESEAVDGRHVAVVGLDVADALFPGQNPLGHEVRVKGRPFTIIGVLQRRGSFLGMMSMDNLVIVPLRSFQQLYGKARSLDLNIQAQGADLVNKAKDEVETLLRRRRDVGPLAENDFELHTNESMTQTFNQLSQVITIAGFGVCLLSLVVGGIGILNIMLVSVTERTKEIGIRKALGARKRRILGQFATEAVLLSLVGGAIGVGLGFGLAFLGRWMLGFPTLVPPWAVALSLGMSSGVGLIFGIYPAARAARLDPVEAMRSD from the coding sequence ATGCGCGCGTTTCTCGACAACCTTCGTCTGGCCCTGGGGACGTTCCTGGGCAACCCGCTGCGCTCGCTGCTGACGCTGCTGGGCATCGTCATTGGCGTCACCACCGTCATCACGATGATGGCCCTCATCGAGGGGCTGCGCCTCAAGGTGAACAAGGACCTGTCCCAGCTGGGCGCCAACACCTTCATGGCCACGAAGTGGCCCGTGGGCTTCGGGCGGTTCAACTGGCAGAAGTATGCCCGGCGCCCGTCGCTCACCCCGGAGGATGCCCACGCCATCGAGCTGTCCTGCCCCTCGGTGAGTTCGGTGGCGGCCTCCGATGACGAGGGCGGCCAGAAGATCGTCACCGCCACCCAGGAGACGCGGCCCTCGGTGCGCGTCTACGGCACGACGCCCGAGTACCTGGACACCAGCGGCATCACCGTGGCGTCCGGCCGGTACTTCGGTGAGTCCGAGGCCGTGGATGGGCGCCACGTCGCGGTGGTGGGGCTGGACGTGGCGGATGCGCTGTTCCCCGGGCAGAACCCCCTCGGCCACGAGGTCCGCGTGAAGGGGCGGCCCTTCACCATCATCGGGGTGCTGCAGCGGCGCGGCAGCTTCCTGGGCATGATGAGCATGGACAACCTCGTCATCGTGCCGCTGCGCTCCTTCCAGCAGCTCTATGGGAAGGCGCGCTCCCTGGACCTCAACATCCAGGCGCAGGGTGCGGACCTGGTGAACAAGGCCAAGGACGAGGTGGAGACGCTGCTGCGCCGTCGGCGCGACGTGGGGCCGCTCGCGGAGAACGACTTCGAGCTGCACACCAACGAGTCGATGACGCAGACGTTCAACCAGCTCTCGCAGGTCATCACCATCGCGGGCTTTGGCGTGTGCCTGCTGTCGCTGGTGGTGGGCGGCATCGGCATCCTGAACATCATGCTGGTGTCGGTGACGGAGCGGACCAAGGAGATTGGCATCCGCAAGGCCCTGGGGGCGCGCAAGCGGCGCATCCTCGGCCAGTTCGCCACCGAGGCGGTGCTGCTGTCACTGGTGGGCGGCGCCATCGGCGTGGGGCTGGGGTTCGGCCTGGCCTTCCTGGGCCGGTGGATGCTTGGCTTTCCCACGCTGGTGCCCCCCTGGGCCGTGGCGCTGTCGCTGGGCATGAGCTCCGGCGTGGGGCTCATCTTCGGCATCTACCCCGCGGCGCGCGCAGCCCGGTTGGATCCCGTGGAGGCCATGCGCTCGGACTGA
- a CDS encoding ABC transporter permease → MSFRVDVVEGGRIALFSLKANRMRTVLTTVGIGIGVATLLAIVGIIQGLNASFDRQLATIGSNNLFISKFPWVMAGDWWVYRNRKNFTLAQLEQIRAQSTYLTAISPVVGRAADVAHGEEQLSTVNINGVTNEYLSISGFEVTSGRFLTEADNETTRSVAVLGADVASGLFPGVSPVGQTVRIDGRPFLVVGTLSRKGMMLDNNQDLTVMVPFKTFYALFGKQRSFSMALSVRSTEDVNRAEDQLIGILRRVRNTPPGAPDDFSINRPEMLANTYQQLTGALYGVAVGVGFITLLVGGIGIMNIMLVSVRERTREIGIRRALGARKRTIVLQFLMEASAVSAVGGALGTLVGLGTAKVVSLITPLAAEVQLITVVAGVGFAALVGLLFGIWPAARAANLDPVEALRYE, encoded by the coding sequence ATGAGCTTCCGCGTGGACGTGGTGGAGGGGGGACGCATCGCGCTCTTCTCCCTGAAGGCCAACCGGATGCGCACGGTGCTCACGACGGTGGGCATCGGCATCGGCGTGGCCACGCTGCTGGCCATCGTCGGCATCATCCAGGGGCTCAACGCGTCCTTCGACCGCCAGCTGGCCACCATCGGCTCCAACAACCTCTTCATCTCCAAGTTCCCCTGGGTGATGGCGGGGGACTGGTGGGTGTACCGCAACCGCAAGAACTTCACCCTGGCGCAGCTGGAGCAGATCCGCGCGCAGTCCACCTACCTCACCGCCATCTCCCCCGTGGTGGGGCGCGCGGCGGACGTGGCCCACGGCGAGGAGCAGCTCTCCACCGTGAACATCAACGGGGTGACGAACGAGTACCTGTCCATCTCCGGCTTCGAAGTCACCTCGGGCCGCTTCCTCACCGAGGCGGACAACGAGACGACACGCTCCGTGGCCGTGCTCGGGGCGGATGTGGCCTCGGGGCTCTTTCCCGGGGTCAGCCCCGTGGGGCAGACGGTGCGCATCGACGGGCGGCCCTTCCTGGTGGTGGGCACGCTGTCGCGCAAGGGCATGATGCTGGACAACAACCAGGATCTGACCGTGATGGTGCCGTTCAAGACGTTCTACGCCCTGTTCGGCAAGCAGCGCTCCTTCAGCATGGCGCTCTCCGTGCGGAGCACCGAGGACGTGAACCGCGCGGAGGATCAGCTCATCGGCATCCTGCGGCGGGTGCGCAACACCCCGCCCGGAGCGCCGGACGACTTCTCCATCAACCGTCCGGAGATGCTGGCCAACACCTACCAGCAGCTCACCGGGGCGCTCTATGGCGTGGCGGTGGGGGTGGGCTTCATCACCCTGCTGGTGGGCGGCATCGGCATCATGAACATCATGCTGGTGTCCGTGCGCGAGCGGACGCGGGAGATCGGCATCCGCCGGGCGCTCGGGGCCCGCAAGCGCACCATCGTGCTGCAGTTCCTGATGGAGGCGTCGGCCGTGTCGGCGGTGGGCGGCGCGCTGGGCACGCTCGTGGGGCTGGGCACCGCGAAGGTCGTCTCCCTCATCACCCCGCTGGCCGCCGAGGTGCAGCTCATCACCGTGGTGGCGGGGGTGGGCTTCGCCGCGCTGGTGGGCCTGCTGTTCGGCATCTGGCCGGCGGCCCGTGCGGCCAACCTCGACCCGGTGGAAGCGTTGCGCTACGAGTAG
- a CDS encoding AAA family ATPase: MVDSSDLAQVLTEAKDIAQSVTQKLSSAHVLLALYTVDNPAQVLLKEKGISEDTLLELMTEAPAEEEFLVRNLCERARAIAQQCDSREADCLHLLIAFSRVRCAANDLLARSGVDLLKLGTVAFSYFTSGRMPRKLQASRAPMSSPSAGGRYPIGRPLGAPPSPLPQSAIAVSLPRPAAPSRPSLPALSPRELIDADEGHDEVAAPAATELPSPAPAAPLAKAAPLPVPPPRPAPAAAPLPAARAVPLTLDPKTFPLLSSIGRNLSLLAHEGKLDPVVGRAKEIEEVIDVLGKRRTNNPCLLGEAGVGKTAVVEGVAQQLVSLRGTLSSKVLIELDMASLVAGTQLRGAFSEKLNALKDEVRRADGRVVVFIDEIHTLVGAGSTGEGPQDASNELKTAMARGEFPCIGATTHDEFRKFITADPALERRFTPVVVNEPSVPDTVEILKGVIGRYEEHHGLRYSPESLVAAASLASRYVTDRFMPDKAISVADLAGSRCHREGKTSVEPADVARVVAKLAGVPEERLLLKDSERLLSLEADLGQRVIGHEEAVTRIARVIRRNYAGFASRRPMGSFLFLGPTGVGKTEMARALAEVLFGNREALVRLDMSEMAESHGVSRLIGSPAGYVGYGEGGQLTEPIRRKPSSVVVLDEIEKAHREVQMLLLQVLEEGRLTDGKGRHIDFSNTVIVMTTNLGAEAFSRVGRPLGFGSDAQTGARSDTDAASAAARKALPPELWNRIDERLPFHPLKEVEVAKIATLLLNESSKRLGTERGIEYVAGEDVVGHLLKSGGFDPQLGARPMRQVVQRLVEAPLAERILAGEFVAGDRVRVAVRNSQLAFQLDTV; the protein is encoded by the coding sequence ATGGTCGACAGCAGCGATCTCGCGCAGGTTCTCACCGAGGCGAAGGACATTGCCCAGAGCGTCACACAGAAGCTCAGCTCGGCCCACGTTTTGCTGGCGCTCTACACGGTGGACAACCCCGCGCAGGTCCTTCTCAAGGAGAAGGGCATCAGCGAGGACACCCTCCTCGAGCTGATGACCGAGGCGCCGGCCGAGGAGGAATTCCTCGTCCGCAACCTCTGCGAGCGGGCCCGGGCCATCGCGCAGCAGTGCGATTCGCGGGAAGCCGACTGCCTGCACCTGCTCATCGCCTTCTCGCGGGTGCGCTGCGCCGCCAATGATCTGCTGGCCCGCTCGGGGGTGGACTTGCTCAAGCTGGGCACCGTCGCCTTCTCGTATTTCACGAGCGGCCGCATGCCGCGCAAGCTTCAGGCCAGCCGCGCGCCGATGTCCTCTCCCTCCGCCGGAGGGCGGTACCCCATCGGCCGGCCCCTGGGCGCGCCGCCCTCGCCGCTGCCCCAGTCCGCCATCGCGGTCAGCCTCCCCCGGCCCGCCGCCCCTTCCCGGCCCTCGCTGCCCGCCCTCTCGCCCCGAGAGCTGATCGACGCGGACGAAGGCCATGACGAGGTGGCGGCCCCGGCCGCCACCGAGCTTCCTTCCCCTGCCCCGGCGGCGCCCCTCGCGAAGGCCGCGCCCCTGCCCGTGCCTCCGCCGCGCCCCGCGCCCGCAGCGGCGCCGCTCCCGGCGGCGCGCGCGGTCCCGCTGACGCTGGATCCCAAGACCTTTCCCCTGCTGTCCTCCATTGGCCGGAACCTGAGCCTGCTGGCCCACGAAGGCAAGCTGGACCCCGTGGTGGGCCGCGCCAAGGAGATCGAAGAAGTCATCGACGTGCTGGGCAAGCGCCGCACCAACAACCCCTGCCTGCTCGGCGAAGCCGGGGTGGGCAAGACGGCGGTGGTGGAAGGGGTGGCCCAGCAGCTGGTGAGCCTGCGCGGCACCCTGTCCTCCAAGGTGCTCATCGAGCTGGACATGGCGAGCCTGGTGGCGGGCACGCAGCTGCGCGGCGCCTTCTCGGAGAAGCTGAACGCGCTGAAGGACGAGGTGCGGCGGGCCGACGGGCGCGTGGTGGTCTTCATCGACGAGATCCACACGCTGGTGGGCGCGGGCTCCACGGGCGAGGGGCCCCAGGACGCGTCCAACGAGCTGAAGACGGCGATGGCGCGCGGGGAGTTCCCCTGCATTGGCGCCACCACCCACGACGAGTTCCGGAAGTTCATCACGGCGGACCCGGCGCTGGAGCGCCGCTTCACGCCCGTGGTGGTGAACGAGCCGTCGGTGCCGGACACGGTGGAGATCCTCAAGGGCGTCATCGGCCGGTACGAGGAGCACCACGGGCTGCGCTACTCGCCAGAGTCCCTGGTGGCGGCCGCCTCGCTGGCCTCCCGGTACGTGACGGACCGGTTCATGCCGGACAAGGCCATCTCGGTGGCGGACCTGGCCGGCTCGCGCTGCCATCGCGAGGGCAAGACGTCGGTGGAGCCCGCGGACGTGGCACGCGTGGTGGCCAAGCTGGCCGGGGTGCCCGAGGAGCGGCTGTTGCTCAAGGACTCGGAGCGGCTGCTGAGCCTGGAGGCGGACCTGGGCCAGCGGGTCATCGGCCACGAGGAGGCCGTGACGCGCATTGCCCGGGTCATCCGCCGCAACTACGCGGGCTTTGCCTCGCGGCGGCCCATGGGCTCGTTCCTGTTCCTGGGCCCCACGGGCGTGGGCAAGACGGAGATGGCGCGGGCGCTGGCGGAGGTGCTCTTCGGCAACCGCGAGGCGTTGGTGCGGCTGGACATGAGCGAGATGGCCGAGTCGCATGGCGTCTCCCGCCTCATCGGCTCGCCCGCGGGCTACGTGGGCTATGGCGAGGGAGGCCAGCTCACCGAGCCCATCCGCCGCAAGCCCTCGTCCGTGGTGGTGCTGGATGAAATCGAGAAGGCGCACCGCGAGGTGCAGATGCTGCTCCTCCAGGTGCTGGAGGAGGGCCGGCTGACGGACGGCAAGGGCCGGCACATCGACTTCTCGAACACGGTCATCGTGATGACGACGAACCTGGGCGCGGAGGCTTTCTCGCGCGTGGGCAGGCCGCTGGGCTTCGGCTCGGACGCGCAGACGGGTGCCCGGTCCGACACGGACGCGGCGAGCGCTGCGGCCCGCAAGGCCCTGCCCCCGGAGCTGTGGAACCGCATCGATGAGCGGCTGCCGTTCCACCCCCTCAAGGAGGTGGAGGTCGCGAAGATCGCCACGCTGCTGCTGAACGAGAGCAGCAAGCGCCTGGGGACCGAGCGGGGCATCGAGTACGTGGCGGGCGAGGATGTGGTGGGCCACCTGCTGAAGTCGGGCGGGTTCGATCCGCAGCTGGGCGCGCGGCCCATGCGCCAGGTGGTGCAGCGCCTGGTGGAGGCCCCCCTGGCCGAGCGGATCCTCGCGGGCGAGTTCGTCGCGGGCGACCGGGTCCGGGTCGCGGTGCGCAACAGCCAGCTCGCCTTCCAGCTCGACACGGTCTGA